In one window of Pagrus major chromosome 12, Pma_NU_1.0 DNA:
- the oaz1b gene encoding LOW QUALITY PROTEIN: ornithine decarboxylase antizyme 1b (The sequence of the model RefSeq protein was modified relative to this genomic sequence to represent the inferred CDS: deleted 1 base in 1 codon): MVKSNLQRILNSHCFAREKEGKPQSFTTMADLSSNICDMIGNLSLHCSSTRGPGPLWCSDAPLPPLKIPGGRGNGTRDHTPSARPLYSDRKLTVTEEPAGNGRPRILHFQSRPTVSKTIQWDAVLSSSALYVEIPLDPLPEGSKESFASLLEYAEEHLKVVSVFVCFYKNRDDRAKLVRTFSFLGFEIVKPGHALVPPRPDVFFMAYNFDRDSSDEE; the protein is encoded by the exons ATGGTAAAATCCAACCTCCAGCGGATCCTAAACAGTCATTGCTTTGCTCGCGAGAAAGAAGGAAAACCACAGTCTTTTACTACCATGGCGGACTTGAGTAGTAATATTTGTGACATGATTGGGAA TCTGTCCCTGCACTGTAGTAGTACCCGCGGCCCGGGGCCTCTGTGGTGCTCC GATGCCCCTCTCCCACCCCTGAAGATCCCAGGTGGGCGAGGGAATGGCACACGGGATCACACTCCTTCAGCTCGGCCACTCTACTCA GACCGAAAGCTGACTGTAACGGAGGAGCCAGCAGGGAACGGTCGCCCTAGGATACTCCACTTCCAAAGTCGTCCCACCGTTTCCAAGACAATACAGTGGGATGCTGTCCTGAGCAGCAGCGCACTCTACGTGGAGATACCTCTTGACCCTCTTCCTGAAGGCAGCAAGGAGAG TTTTGCGTCTCTCCTGGAGTATGCTGAAGAACATCTGAAAGTCGTTAGCGTGTTTGTCTGCTTTTACAAGAACAGAGATGATCGTG CTAAACTGGTGCGTACATTCAGTTTCCTGGGCTTTGAGATTGTGAAACCGGGCCATGCCCTCGTCCCGCCGCGACCCGACGTTTTCTTCATGGCCTACAATTTTGACAGGGACTCCTCGGACGAGGAGTAG